A genomic segment from Anaerolineales bacterium encodes:
- the def gene encoding peptide deformylase produces MAIREIVTPPNPTLRQRAKNVHSITPAIETLIEDMIETMRAANGVGLAAPQVDIGQRVIVVEYGEGSEDPEKENKPAKLYAVVNPEIVRRSKDTVLGNEACLSIPGFYGEVVRYEKITVKGLDRHGKPFRLKPNGWLARIFQHEIDHLDGVLFIDRANEVWKIEETQVEVPPGA; encoded by the coding sequence ATGGCTATCCGTGAAATTGTTACCCCACCAAATCCAACACTGCGCCAGCGCGCCAAGAACGTTCACAGCATTACACCGGCCATCGAGACTTTAATCGAGGACATGATCGAAACCATGCGCGCCGCCAACGGCGTGGGGCTGGCCGCTCCGCAAGTGGACATCGGGCAGCGCGTGATCGTCGTCGAATACGGCGAGGGTTCTGAAGATCCTGAAAAGGAAAACAAGCCTGCCAAGCTGTATGCCGTCGTAAACCCCGAAATCGTGCGCCGTTCGAAGGACACGGTTTTAGGAAACGAAGCCTGCTTATCCATCCCAGGATTTTATGGTGAAGTCGTACGCTACGAGAAGATCACGGTCAAAGGACTCGACCGGCACGGAAAACCCTTCCGTCTGAAACCCAATGGCTGGCTTGCGCGTATTTTCCAGCACGAAATCGATCATCTCGATGGCGTGCTCTTCATCGATCGCGCCAACGAGGTCTGGAAAATCGAAGAAACCCAAGTCGAAGTTCCTCCGGGCGCGTAG
- a CDS encoding cyclic nucleotide-binding domain-containing protein, producing MKFSSAFDLLCSTHFLRQEPEDDMRALAATLKRETYEAGTVVIHQGSRPKAMYFIAEGEVEVVHKHPERGEDILAKLKAGDTFGEIEMIYTQSRFATVRAALPTIVYRWDRLAMTDFMKQHPAALASLRFAVQSRRLARKVRFDWLADDEVIYGLARKHNVLLFQSLTLPMFLLATAALLIIYGLVREQTVISWVGAVMLVSAFALAVWRWIDWSNDYYIVTNRRAVWLEKIVGIYDSRVEAPLHMLLSVSVSTEMVGRMMDYGDVVIRTYTGKVVFRNVENPAAMAAIIEEHWQRLRTQQEQTDRESLRDAVRQRLAPEPEPEEQSTVEIEKAPMREQTESRPGLFHSFFKVRYEEQDVITYRKHWAVLLREIAAPSILILITVILLAAGFASRVTFLPTATFITLVVLLQIVLVLWWWYRYVDWSNDIYQITPEQIVDVYKKPLSREVRKVAPLENVLSTEVDRKGVLGYFMNYGDVVTNIGTAMFVFEGVFDPVGVQQDIVHAQEALIQRQHEMERKQRQSEMVELLDIYHDEYSNVKKFPESEEDQNHGYP from the coding sequence GGGGACGGTCGTCATCCATCAAGGCTCACGGCCGAAGGCAATGTATTTCATTGCCGAGGGCGAGGTCGAGGTTGTTCACAAGCATCCCGAACGAGGGGAAGACATACTCGCCAAGTTGAAAGCGGGTGACACGTTCGGGGAAATCGAGATGATCTACACCCAGTCTCGATTCGCCACTGTCCGAGCTGCTCTGCCCACGATCGTCTACCGCTGGGACCGGCTGGCGATGACGGATTTCATGAAGCAGCACCCCGCAGCGCTGGCAAGTCTGCGATTCGCCGTCCAAAGCCGCCGGTTGGCTCGGAAAGTACGCTTCGATTGGCTGGCCGACGATGAAGTGATCTACGGCCTGGCGCGCAAGCACAACGTGCTGCTGTTTCAATCCCTCACCCTGCCGATGTTCCTTCTGGCCACAGCCGCGCTGCTCATCATCTATGGTCTCGTTCGCGAACAAACGGTAATTTCATGGGTCGGTGCAGTCATGCTCGTATCTGCGTTCGCCCTCGCCGTCTGGCGTTGGATCGACTGGAGCAACGATTACTATATCGTCACCAATCGCAGGGCGGTCTGGCTGGAAAAAATCGTCGGCATCTACGACAGCCGCGTCGAAGCGCCGCTGCACATGCTGCTTTCCGTCAGTGTCAGTACGGAAATGGTCGGCCGCATGATGGACTACGGCGACGTGGTGATTCGCACGTATACGGGCAAAGTCGTTTTCCGCAACGTGGAGAATCCCGCCGCCATGGCCGCCATCATTGAAGAGCACTGGCAGCGTTTGCGCACCCAGCAGGAACAGACCGATCGCGAGAGTTTACGGGATGCCGTTCGCCAGCGACTCGCTCCGGAACCCGAGCCGGAAGAGCAGTCGACAGTCGAAATCGAAAAAGCGCCCATGCGGGAACAAACCGAGAGCAGACCCGGTCTCTTCCATTCCTTCTTCAAAGTCCGCTATGAGGAACAGGACGTCATTACATACCGCAAACACTGGGCCGTTCTGCTGCGCGAGATTGCAGCTCCCTCCATCCTCATCCTGATTACGGTCATTCTGCTCGCCGCCGGATTTGCCAGCCGGGTCACTTTTCTCCCGACAGCGACGTTCATCACCCTCGTCGTTCTGCTGCAGATCGTGCTGGTTTTATGGTGGTGGTATCGATACGTGGATTGGTCCAACGACATCTACCAGATTACCCCGGAGCAGATCGTCGACGTCTATAAGAAACCGCTGTCCCGTGAAGTGCGTAAAGTGGCGCCGCTGGAAAACGTGCTCAGCACCGAGGTCGATCGCAAAGGCGTTCTCGGTTATTTCATGAACTACGGCGATGTGGTCACCAACATCGGCACTGCCATGTTCGTCTTCGAAGGCGTGTTCGATCCCGTGGGTGTACAGCAGGACATCGTTCACGCCCAGGAGGCGTTGATCCAAAGGCAACACGAGATGGAGCGCAAGCAGCGTCAAAGCGAGATGGTAGAATTACTAGATATCTATCACGATGAGTATTCCAACGTAAAGAAGTTCCCGGAATCCGAAGAAGATCAAAACCATGGCTATCCGTGA
- the rsmG gene encoding 16S rRNA (guanine(527)-N(7))-methyltransferase RsmG has protein sequence MSTYVGLQDAARGLLRIDLSPEQMAAFERYAAELISWNQRINLTAITDPVNIEIKHFLDSMTCILVMGAPRYERVVDVGSGAGFPGLPLKILRPKMKLTLVESIGKKVEFCRHVIERLGLNGVELLHDRAENIGHADEHRQKYDWAVARAVASMPVLVEYLLPLLRVGGKAVIQKGETGPVEAHAAEEALRILGGRLKQIIPLELPRVVETRYLIVVEKSAATPPRYPRRVGIPAKRPLA, from the coding sequence GTGAGCACGTATGTAGGGCTGCAAGACGCAGCCCGGGGGCTTCTACGCATCGATTTGTCACCGGAGCAGATGGCGGCATTCGAACGCTACGCCGCCGAGTTAATCTCCTGGAATCAACGTATCAATCTGACCGCAATCACCGATCCGGTGAACATCGAGATCAAGCATTTCCTGGATTCGATGACCTGCATTCTGGTGATGGGTGCACCCAGATATGAACGCGTGGTGGATGTGGGGAGCGGTGCGGGGTTCCCCGGATTGCCGTTGAAGATACTGCGTCCCAAGATGAAATTAACCCTGGTCGAATCGATCGGCAAGAAAGTCGAATTTTGCCGGCACGTGATCGAAAGGCTCGGTTTGAACGGTGTCGAACTGCTCCACGATCGCGCGGAAAACATTGGCCATGCAGATGAGCATCGTCAGAAATATGATTGGGCGGTGGCTCGTGCTGTCGCTTCCATGCCCGTGCTGGTGGAATATCTGTTGCCGCTGCTGCGCGTTGGTGGAAAAGCGGTGATCCAAAAGGGTGAGACCGGTCCTGTTGAAGCGCATGCTGCAGAGGAAGCGCTGCGGATCTTAGGCGGAAGGCTGAAGCAGATCATTCCCCTCGAGTTGCCGCGCGTCGTCGAAACGCGTTATTTGATCGTGGTCGAAAAAAGCGCAGCGACGCCGCCGAGATACCCTCGAAGGGTTGGCATTCCTGCGAAACGTCCCCTTGCATGA
- a CDS encoding GAF domain-containing protein has product MTSDLPATERARASLELLYSISRELTSELDLNELLQRILKLTSEKVAAISGSIIVLDENGHLTEGAVFYDGKVIDHTTEKLEDPFDRGLAGWVFENRKPAFVSSTLDDERWLQQSADEADEGSRSAISVPLLLRERVVGVLTMVHSQTSYFSEDDLTLLQAIADQASVAVENARLFTAEQERRRFASTLQEIARTINATLDPTQVFSQILDQLARLITYDSASIFVVEGENLTLVAARGLKDEAAILGMKVPIGLNTLTGAVIKNAEPLCVENVQLDDRWIKWEKHPESETIRSWIGAPLIVRDRAVGVLNVDNNSAGVFGPAEVELVTAFAEQAATAVANTQLFAESQRRVQALSALAHTAQVVTESINIDEVIKRILKRTLSSLDAEAASVALLDETTDTLEFKFVSGKSADHLVGLRLKRGQGIAGWVVENSEPVVIPDVQKDSRFFPKIDEQTGFITNSIVAAPIMAESRTIGVLEAINHRGDTFREEQIELLMGIAYLAGSAIIRARLFSETRSAQMRYASLFEDSIDPLLITDLNGSIKDANRHAERFLGQSRESLRERSVFELGIPYADKVEQELAQLDPGETFSSEPPMPQSEDQSLPIEIHVKRIDIDQQPVFQWILRDVSERIELEQLRSDLTSMIFHDLRAPIGNIISSLEVLETSTVKEDEAFQSVLSIAQRSSRRASRLIESLLDLDRLEAGNAVIDKQKTSITALIKEAVEEVRPMAEAKEHTLEIEPMPELPEVDIDFDLILRVMTNLLENAIKYTRTGGEIRVSAQKAKGVLDVSVRDSGSGIPPADRKRIFEKYARIHRKGKPKGRGLGLAFCRLAVEAHGGRIWVESAEGEGSTFHFTLPL; this is encoded by the coding sequence ATGACATCTGATTTGCCTGCAACGGAGCGTGCACGCGCCTCTCTTGAGCTTCTGTATTCGATTAGTCGCGAGTTGACCTCGGAGCTGGATCTCAACGAACTCCTGCAGCGTATTTTAAAGTTGACGAGCGAGAAAGTCGCCGCGATCAGCGGCAGCATCATCGTTCTCGATGAAAATGGCCACTTGACGGAAGGGGCGGTTTTCTATGATGGTAAGGTCATCGATCATACCACCGAGAAATTGGAGGATCCCTTCGATCGGGGCCTGGCCGGCTGGGTATTTGAGAACCGAAAGCCGGCTTTCGTTTCCAGTACGCTCGATGACGAACGTTGGCTGCAGCAAAGCGCAGATGAAGCAGATGAAGGCAGCCGCTCGGCGATCAGCGTCCCCCTGCTCCTCCGCGAGCGTGTTGTGGGCGTGCTTACCATGGTCCACTCCCAGACGAGTTATTTCAGTGAAGATGACCTGACGTTACTGCAAGCCATCGCGGATCAGGCGAGCGTGGCGGTCGAGAACGCACGCCTTTTCACCGCCGAGCAGGAGCGGCGCCGTTTCGCGTCGACTCTACAGGAAATTGCACGCACGATCAACGCGACGCTCGATCCAACGCAGGTTTTCTCACAGATTCTCGATCAACTCGCGCGCTTGATCACTTACGACAGTGCCAGCATCTTCGTAGTAGAAGGTGAAAATCTCACGCTTGTCGCAGCGCGGGGATTAAAAGACGAAGCTGCTATTCTTGGTATGAAAGTACCCATTGGATTAAACACGTTGACCGGAGCGGTAATAAAAAATGCCGAACCGCTGTGTGTGGAAAACGTGCAATTGGATGATCGTTGGATCAAATGGGAAAAACATCCCGAATCGGAAACCATCCGCAGTTGGATCGGAGCTCCGCTGATCGTACGTGATCGGGCAGTGGGGGTTTTAAACGTCGATAACAACAGCGCGGGTGTATTCGGCCCCGCTGAGGTGGAATTGGTCACGGCTTTTGCGGAGCAGGCGGCAACGGCGGTGGCGAACACGCAGTTGTTCGCCGAAAGCCAACGCAGAGTACAGGCGCTTTCCGCCTTGGCACACACTGCCCAGGTGGTCACCGAAAGCATCAACATCGACGAAGTAATCAAGCGCATTCTGAAACGAACCTTGTCCAGCCTGGATGCGGAAGCCGCCTCTGTGGCCTTGCTCGACGAGACGACAGACACGCTCGAATTCAAATTCGTGAGTGGCAAATCGGCCGATCATCTGGTCGGTTTGCGATTGAAGCGGGGTCAGGGAATCGCCGGTTGGGTCGTCGAAAACAGCGAACCAGTCGTGATCCCCGACGTACAAAAGGACTCGCGTTTCTTTCCAAAAATCGACGAACAGACCGGCTTCATCACCAATTCCATCGTGGCAGCTCCGATCATGGCCGAATCCAGGACGATCGGCGTGCTGGAAGCGATCAACCATCGGGGAGACACCTTTCGCGAAGAACAGATCGAACTTTTGATGGGCATTGCCTACCTGGCGGGGTCGGCGATCATTCGCGCCAGACTCTTCTCGGAAACCCGGTCCGCCCAGATGCGCTACGCCAGCTTGTTCGAGGACAGCATCGATCCATTACTCATAACGGATTTAAATGGGTCGATCAAAGACGCAAACCGTCATGCGGAACGCTTCCTGGGTCAATCTCGAGAGAGCCTGCGCGAGCGTTCGGTCTTCGAGTTGGGCATTCCGTATGCGGACAAGGTGGAGCAGGAATTGGCGCAACTCGATCCCGGTGAGACTTTCTCGTCGGAACCTCCGATGCCGCAGAGTGAAGATCAAAGCTTGCCGATCGAGATTCATGTCAAACGGATCGACATCGATCAACAACCGGTGTTTCAATGGATTTTGCGGGATGTATCCGAACGCATCGAATTGGAACAACTGCGTTCGGATCTGACGTCGATGATTTTCCATGATTTGCGTGCGCCCATCGGTAACATCATTTCGAGTCTCGAGGTCCTGGAGACGTCGACGGTGAAGGAGGATGAGGCTTTTCAATCCGTGCTATCCATCGCACAGCGTTCCAGCCGACGCGCATCGCGATTGATCGAGTCGCTGCTCGATCTCGATCGCCTCGAGGCAGGAAATGCGGTCATCGATAAACAAAAAACATCGATCACCGCGCTCATTAAAGAAGCGGTCGAAGAAGTTCGACCCATGGCCGAGGCGAAAGAGCATACGCTGGAAATCGAGCCCATGCCGGAACTACCCGAGGTGGATATCGATTTCGATTTAATCCTGCGCGTTATGACGAATCTGCTGGAGAACGCGATCAAATACACGCGGACGGGTGGGGAAATCCGTGTGTCTGCACAAAAAGCAAAAGGGGTTCTCGATGTCAGCGTCAGAGACAGCGGCAGCGGAATTCCTCCTGCAGATCGAAAACGCATCTTCGAGAAATATGCACGCATTCACCGCAAGGGGAAGCCAAAAGGTAGGGGGCTCGGGCTTGCATTCTGCCGTCTCGCTGTGGAAGCGCATGGCGGAAGAATCTGGGTCGAGAGTGCAGAAGGCGAAGGTTCCACTTTTCATTTTACCCTTCCATTATAA
- a CDS encoding phage holin family protein, giving the protein MNRFALRWIINMIALYVTVGTGWISGIHAENTTGLAILAMALVFTLVHNVLSPLLKLLSCSLIVLTMGLFVLIINTFLFWLTGWIGNSFTPGFGYTVDSVWAAFLGSLVVGVVNIVLSFVFREELKSKRERSRD; this is encoded by the coding sequence ATGAATCGTTTCGCACTGCGGTGGATCATAAACATGATCGCACTTTATGTTACGGTCGGCACCGGATGGATTTCGGGAATTCATGCCGAAAACACCACAGGTCTGGCGATTTTGGCAATGGCGTTGGTCTTTACATTGGTACACAACGTATTGAGTCCATTGTTGAAGCTGCTCAGTTGTTCACTAATCGTGCTGACGATGGGGTTGTTCGTCCTCATCATCAATACTTTTCTGTTCTGGCTTACGGGTTGGATCGGAAATTCTTTCACGCCGGGTTTCGGATACACCGTCGACTCGGTGTGGGCTGCGTTTCTGGGCTCCCTTGTCGTTGGGGTCGTCAACATCGTATTGTCCTTCGTTTTTCGGGAGGAATTGAAAAGCAAGCGCGAGCGCAGCAGGGATTGA
- the recF gene encoding DNA replication/repair protein RecF, translating to MQLNHLSLTHFRNFTRLDLAFTAGVTILVGANAQGKTSLLDAIHYLTTAQSPHTSNDRHLIHFDALQDSPPFARIVAEIQRNTLASHEAESAAHKPKPLRIEIRIILNSVGPTNSQRLRREVLVNGVKRRVSQLAGVFNAVMFLPKDMRVVEGSPSERRDFLDNALCQADPGYAQALSEYTAVLSQRNALLKRLQERQPGKGEITYWDEKLCEYAATLITTRLATLQEINERARPIHHDISRGKESLRLEYLPSFLPSPRSESGKGEENAPIDDEEQTGAEAIQSTMMTALQRKRTEEIARGTTTIGPHRDDFRFLANDIDLRYYGSRGQNRTAMLATQLAEVDWLRQKTGEYPVLLLDEVMAELDPMRRADLLERLSTAHQAILTSADLDMFTEEFRSRAVLRRIADGVISSFPDE from the coding sequence ATGCAATTAAACCACCTGTCGCTTACCCATTTTCGAAACTTCACTCGTCTCGATCTGGCCTTCACCGCAGGCGTGACCATTCTGGTAGGTGCAAACGCACAGGGAAAGACGAGCCTGCTCGATGCCATCCATTACCTGACTACTGCGCAATCCCCACACACGAGCAACGACCGCCACCTGATTCATTTCGATGCACTGCAGGATTCGCCGCCTTTCGCCCGTATCGTGGCTGAAATCCAGCGCAACACACTTGCATCACACGAAGCCGAAAGCGCGGCTCATAAACCCAAACCGCTGCGCATCGAAATCCGCATCATCCTCAACAGCGTCGGCCCGACGAACAGCCAGCGCCTGCGCAGGGAGGTGCTGGTCAACGGCGTTAAACGCAGAGTAAGCCAGTTGGCCGGCGTCTTCAATGCGGTGATGTTCCTGCCCAAAGACATGCGCGTCGTGGAAGGCTCGCCGTCCGAACGACGCGACTTCCTCGACAACGCACTTTGCCAGGCGGATCCCGGTTATGCCCAAGCCCTGTCAGAATATACCGCCGTGCTTTCCCAGCGCAACGCATTGCTCAAGCGGCTGCAGGAACGCCAACCCGGCAAAGGCGAGATCACATACTGGGATGAAAAACTTTGCGAGTACGCTGCCACATTGATTACGACGCGCCTGGCCACGCTGCAGGAGATCAATGAACGCGCGCGCCCGATCCATCATGACATCTCCCGGGGAAAGGAAAGCTTACGACTGGAATATCTTCCATCGTTCTTGCCATCGCCTCGATCCGAATCAGGTAAGGGAGAAGAAAACGCACCGATTGACGATGAGGAGCAGACCGGCGCAGAAGCAATCCAGTCCACGATGATGACCGCTCTCCAACGCAAACGGACCGAGGAGATCGCCCGCGGTACCACCACGATCGGCCCCCATCGAGACGATTTCCGGTTTCTGGCCAACGACATCGATCTTCGATATTACGGGTCGCGCGGCCAGAACCGCACGGCCATGCTGGCGACTCAACTGGCCGAGGTGGATTGGCTACGGCAGAAAACCGGGGAATACCCGGTTTTGCTCTTAGACGAAGTCATGGCGGAACTGGACCCCATGCGTAGAGCAGATTTACTCGAACGGCTGAGTACGGCGCATCAAGCGATTCTCACGTCCGCCGATCTGGATATGTTTACCGAGGAATTTCGCAGCCGTGCCGTGCTGCGCCGGATTGCAGATGGGGTCATTTCCTCTTTCCCGGATGAATGA
- a CDS encoding asparaginase, with amino-acid sequence MEYAVVLEVTRGEIVESLHHGAVAISDSSGALEAWCGDPGIVTYMRSSAKPLQALCLLESGAAEHFDFTSEQLAIVCASHDGTDDHVAAVVSILDRIGLEESALHCGVHRPFDRETAQRLRKEGRAFSPLRNNCSGKHAGMLASATFLQESTGDYEQPDHPVQRRIRKIVAEMCGLEEADIAIGVDGCTVPTFGVSLCAASTAFARLVDPNGLPSIRVQACDAVVAAMTEHPFLVAGSGRFDTRLIRATNGRIVSKAGAEGFQALGIRPGSLGPNSPGLGVAIKIADGDYARRARSLISLEVLRLLEVLSPEEYAELVQDATSISNNRGHVVGELRPTIRLMRGVL; translated from the coding sequence ATGGAATATGCAGTGGTTTTGGAGGTCACGCGGGGTGAAATCGTAGAATCCCTGCATCACGGCGCCGTGGCGATCTCAGATTCAAGTGGGGCGTTGGAAGCATGGTGTGGAGATCCGGGAATCGTGACCTACATGCGCTCTTCGGCGAAGCCGCTTCAAGCGTTGTGCCTGCTCGAATCGGGTGCGGCAGAGCACTTCGATTTCACTTCGGAGCAACTCGCCATCGTCTGTGCCTCCCACGATGGAACGGATGACCACGTAGCAGCGGTTGTATCGATTCTGGATCGGATCGGCCTGGAGGAGAGCGCCCTTCACTGTGGCGTCCATCGTCCTTTCGACAGAGAAACGGCCCAGCGCTTACGGAAAGAAGGTCGAGCGTTTTCCCCACTGCGTAATAATTGCTCCGGCAAGCATGCCGGGATGCTGGCTTCGGCGACTTTCCTGCAGGAGTCCACCGGCGACTACGAGCAGCCCGATCACCCGGTGCAGCGGCGAATCCGGAAGATCGTCGCCGAGATGTGTGGACTCGAAGAGGCTGATATTGCCATCGGTGTTGACGGCTGTACCGTGCCCACGTTTGGCGTTTCGCTGTGTGCGGCCTCCACGGCCTTTGCCCGACTGGTGGATCCGAATGGATTGCCCTCGATACGAGTTCAAGCCTGTGATGCCGTGGTGGCCGCGATGACGGAACACCCTTTTTTGGTGGCTGGATCCGGCCGCTTCGACACGCGTTTGATACGGGCAACGAACGGGCGTATCGTGAGTAAGGCAGGAGCGGAGGGTTTTCAGGCACTGGGGATACGCCCTGGAAGCCTGGGGCCCAATTCGCCCGGTTTGGGTGTGGCGATCAAGATCGCCGATGGTGACTATGCACGGCGAGCCCGCTCGTTGATCAGCCTGGAAGTCCTGCGTTTGCTGGAAGTATTATCTCCGGAAGAGTACGCCGAACTCGTACAGGATGCTACGAGTATCAGCAACAATCGGGGGCACGTCGTCGGTGAACTTCGTCCAACGATCCGTCTCATGCGAGGAGTGCTGTAG